A genome region from Patescibacteria group bacterium includes the following:
- a CDS encoding deoxyribonuclease IV produces the protein MKLGAHISSAKPFSDSIVRAKEIGCECMQIFANPPQRWNPVPIPEDEIKRYLELNREAKISPVIIHSIYLVNFASENPFYYEQSIKSLIDDMKKSYSLGALGANTHLGSTKGGDFKTLLPKITAAIKQILAETPEESHFIIENAAGAGNIIGDTIDEIAEIKDSVNSTRVKVLFDTAHAFESGYNLKDEKEIDNFIENVDKHIGIESLVGFHLNDSKTAFNSKRDRHADIGEGEIGLETFKYLLNHPKLEDKFGILETPQDTMPWADQLKLLKSL, from the coding sequence ATGAAACTAGGCGCGCATATATCATCTGCAAAACCATTTTCTGACTCGATTGTTCGAGCCAAGGAGATTGGTTGCGAATGCATGCAAATCTTTGCCAACCCACCTCAGAGGTGGAATCCGGTGCCAATCCCCGAAGACGAAATCAAGCGGTATTTAGAATTAAATCGTGAAGCCAAGATCTCGCCAGTAATTATCCATAGTATTTATTTGGTCAATTTTGCTTCAGAAAATCCATTTTATTACGAGCAGTCGATCAAGAGTCTGATTGATGATATGAAAAAATCATACTCTCTGGGTGCGCTTGGAGCGAACACTCATCTGGGCTCGACCAAAGGGGGAGATTTCAAAACTTTACTTCCCAAAATCACTGCCGCCATCAAACAAATCTTGGCCGAAACTCCAGAAGAATCCCATTTCATTATTGAAAACGCGGCTGGGGCTGGAAATATTATTGGCGATACAATCGATGAAATTGCCGAGATCAAAGATTCAGTCAATTCAACCAGAGTCAAAGTCTTGTTCGATACCGCCCATGCCTTTGAATCCGGATACAATCTGAAAGACGAAAAAGAAATTGATAATTTTATTGAAAATGTCGATAAACATATTGGCATTGAAAGTCTGGTTGGCTTTCACTTAAATGATTCAAAGACTGCATTTAATTCGAAGCGTGACCGTCATGCCGACATCGGCGAAGGCGAGATTGGGCTTGAGACATTCAAATATTTGTTAAACCACCCAAAACTAGAGGACAAATTTGGCATCCTGGAAACCCCACAAGACACAATGCCCTGGGCGGACCAGTTGAAACTTCTTAAGTCTCTCTAA
- the lepA gene encoding translation elongation factor 4, translated as MENKIIQSNIRNFCIIAHVDHGKSTLADRMLEMTGTIQKRDMKEQLLDQMDLERERGITIKLAPVRMNWKGFELNLIDTPGHVDFSYEVSRSLAAVEGAVLLVDASQGVEAQTLSVLYSAIENNLTIIPVLNKIDLPAARPEEVSEEIIKILGCKKEDILIASGKTGQGVEAILDKVAELVPAPSGEDSKPLKALIFDSIYDSYRGVVSYLRVMDGQIKKGDKFFLMETKSEGEVIEAGCFKPKFVPRSPLFTGEIGYIVTGFRTVAEAKIGDTITLKNNPTDSPLPGYREVLPSVFASVYCTEGDDYPDLKEAIEKLKLNDASLSYEPERSDALGFGFRCGFLGLLHLDIVRERLEREYNLSLVISSPSVRYKIILNTGEELNIEKPGDLPEPGQFREVKEPWVSLEVFTPKDYVGGCMDVIQKKRANFINLEYLDESRAIVRYEVPLAEVIIDLYDQLMSVSKGYASMNYEMIEYRASELEKLEIMINLEKVDALSFITHKSKSYAEGRRIVERLKELIPRQNFEIKIQAAIGAKIIASERLSPFRKDVTVGLYGGDVTRKNKLLDKQKKGKKKLKSIGRVEVPSDVFIKVLRSE; from the coding sequence ATGGAAAACAAAATTATCCAATCAAATATCCGCAACTTCTGCATCATCGCCCATGTTGATCATGGTAAGTCGACTCTGGCAGACCGAATGCTTGAGATGACTGGCACGATCCAGAAGAGGGACATGAAGGAGCAGCTCCTGGACCAGATGGACCTAGAGCGTGAACGCGGAATCACGATCAAGCTCGCCCCAGTTCGTATGAACTGGAAGGGTTTTGAGTTGAATTTGATTGACACTCCAGGCCACGTTGATTTTTCCTACGAAGTTTCTCGCTCATTGGCCGCTGTCGAGGGCGCAGTCCTGCTTGTTGACGCTAGCCAGGGAGTCGAAGCTCAGACATTATCTGTACTATATTCTGCAATTGAAAATAATCTGACCATTATCCCGGTACTGAACAAAATTGATCTTCCTGCCGCAAGGCCTGAGGAGGTATCAGAAGAAATCATCAAGATTTTGGGATGCAAAAAAGAAGATATCCTGATCGCTTCTGGCAAGACCGGCCAGGGCGTCGAAGCAATTCTCGACAAAGTAGCCGAATTGGTCCCGGCCCCAAGCGGAGAAGACAGCAAACCTCTCAAGGCCCTAATCTTTGATTCTATTTATGACTCCTATCGAGGAGTAGTCTCCTATCTTCGCGTTATGGATGGCCAGATCAAGAAAGGCGACAAATTTTTCCTGATGGAGACCAAAAGTGAGGGAGAGGTGATAGAAGCCGGCTGTTTCAAGCCGAAATTTGTCCCCCGCTCTCCCCTCTTCACTGGAGAAATTGGCTACATTGTGACCGGTTTTCGCACCGTGGCAGAGGCCAAGATTGGCGATACTATTACACTGAAAAATAATCCAACTGATTCTCCCCTACCTGGTTATCGCGAAGTTCTCCCGTCTGTATTTGCCTCAGTTTATTGCACTGAGGGAGACGATTATCCAGATCTAAAAGAGGCAATTGAGAAGCTAAAATTGAACGATGCTTCGCTTTCTTACGAGCCCGAGCGATCGGATGCGTTGGGCTTTGGTTTCCGTTGTGGCTTCCTGGGCCTTTTGCACCTTGATATCGTCAGAGAGAGGCTTGAGCGGGAGTACAACCTATCCCTTGTGATCTCCAGCCCATCGGTGCGCTACAAAATTATTCTAAACACTGGAGAAGAGCTAAATATCGAAAAACCAGGGGACTTGCCCGAGCCGGGACAATTTAGAGAGGTGAAGGAGCCATGGGTTAGCCTCGAAGTTTTCACCCCCAAGGACTATGTTGGCGGTTGCATGGACGTAATCCAGAAGAAAAGAGCGAACTTTATAAATCTCGAATATTTAGACGAGAGCCGAGCTATAGTCCGCTACGAAGTGCCACTGGCTGAAGTGATCATCGACCTTTATGATCAGCTGATGAGCGTCTCCAAAGGTTATGCTTCTATGAACTATGAAATGATCGAATACCGAGCTTCAGAACTTGAAAAACTCGAGATCATGATCAACTTAGAAAAAGTCGATGCCCTCTCCTTCATCACACACAAATCAAAATCATACGCTGAGGGTCGCCGAATCGTTGAACGCCTGAAGGAACTGATTCCAAGACAGAATTTCGAGATCAAGATCCAAGCCGCTATCGGGGCCAAAATAATCGCCTCCGAACGACTATCCCCATTCCGCAAAGATGTTACTGTCGGTCTCTACGGCGGTGACGTCACTCGCAAGAATAAGCTTCTGGACAAACAGAAAAAGGGTAAGAAGAAACTCAAATCTATCGGCCGAGTCGAAGTGCCGTCAGACGTCTTTATTAAGGTGTTGAGAAGCGAGTAA